A single genomic interval of Trinickia acidisoli harbors:
- a CDS encoding MFS transporter has product MLVPLWLQTQQGYTATWAGIATAPLGIAGIVIAPLIGRVQHRVDPRWFASLALVGWGAASWWRMRFDTNVPLGEIAGNALLMGAATAFFITPLVSLSLAALPRERLPAASGLQNALRRIGTSVATSLAPTYFERRARVHSTYLVERLSPLDRAFTGWFDSLRHAGLSSDAALATMSKSVDVQAHMLALDDFSGGCALLFAATLAVVWLARYRRPR; this is encoded by the coding sequence GTGCTCGTACCGTTATGGCTGCAGACACAGCAAGGCTATACGGCAACATGGGCCGGTATCGCCACGGCGCCGCTCGGTATCGCGGGCATCGTCATCGCGCCGCTGATCGGTCGCGTGCAGCATCGCGTCGATCCGCGCTGGTTCGCATCGCTCGCACTCGTCGGATGGGGTGCGGCTTCGTGGTGGCGCATGCGCTTCGACACGAACGTGCCGCTTGGCGAGATTGCCGGCAATGCGCTGCTAATGGGTGCAGCGACGGCGTTCTTTATTACGCCGCTCGTTTCGCTCTCGCTCGCGGCACTGCCGCGCGAGCGGCTGCCTGCCGCGTCCGGGCTGCAAAATGCGCTGCGCCGTATCGGTACGAGCGTGGCCACGTCGCTCGCCCCAACCTACTTCGAACGCCGCGCACGCGTTCACAGCACGTATCTCGTCGAGCGACTCTCCCCGCTCGATCGCGCGTTCACCGGATGGTTCGATAGCCTGCGGCACGCGGGACTATCGTCCGACGCTGCGCTCGCGACGATGTCGAAATCGGTCGACGTGCAGGCGCACATGCTCGCGCTCGACGATTTCTCCGGCGGGTGTGCGCTGCTGTTCGCGGCAACGCTCGCCGTTGTTTGGCTCGCCCGGTATCGTCGGCCAAGGTGA
- a CDS encoding helix-turn-helix transcriptional regulator: protein MRDADRKPHTPDSSSLERTADPVVLFIPHRVSGEFFSNTPSRFRSDAMRLSFPARRTVHGASDLACLLSFAEQKMEQLMKREETVPPLPLRGDARGVSRLSERECEVLRWAAVGKTSCEIGMILGVTERTINFHVASAISKLNASNKTHAAVKALMLGIIVFN from the coding sequence ATGCGAGATGCGGATCGAAAACCGCATACGCCCGACAGTTCAAGCCTCGAACGAACCGCTGATCCTGTAGTTCTCTTTATCCCTCATCGAGTGAGCGGGGAATTTTTTTCGAATACGCCGTCCCGTTTTCGTTCGGATGCGATGCGATTGTCGTTTCCGGCGCGGCGGACGGTGCATGGTGCAAGTGACCTGGCATGTTTGCTTTCTTTTGCGGAGCAGAAAATGGAGCAACTGATGAAGCGCGAGGAGACGGTGCCGCCTTTGCCGTTGCGCGGCGATGCGAGGGGGGTGTCGCGTCTGAGCGAGCGCGAATGTGAAGTATTGCGCTGGGCCGCGGTCGGCAAGACGTCGTGCGAAATCGGCATGATTCTCGGCGTGACCGAACGAACGATCAATTTTCACGTAGCCAGCGCAATTTCGAAGCTCAACGCCTCGAACAAGACCCATGCCGCCGTCAAGGCGCTTATGCTCGGCATTATCGTTTTCAATTAG
- a CDS encoding ShlB/FhaC/HecB family hemolysin secretion/activation protein has protein sequence MPPLAPELPSIQDPGQRMLDDARTQQRQRELNAAPAQIEAAPASLPAAPNLPAGADVESLPDPGPTFLINRIAFSGEKVLTDKQLAAVTRPFIGKHLGRNRIDLLLRRLTEAYIEHGYITTRVYLSTPQHLATGTLAVTIVPGRIEAMMLNGAPLRPAPTLPESGLPQTKGGGLFTDAGTAWAFPESVGDVLRLPDLEQGVDQINRLRRNQAQIQVLPGQAAGDSIVAITNPYGNRFNYNFGIDNYGDPSTGKLRYRGAAEADNVLGLQESLGLSYIGSTDTNAVVLSAAVPFGFQTYSYTTSVSEYQQLIGDSALLYGRTFSQILGWNDVFANSATSRLSVDATLTKLSTQRNVNDLEFSPENLTVLRLALSGLWHFSAHKEPGALTAEFGISEGLPWLAATHDEHGIDETDAHAQFTRADWNATLQLPLASIGPTDWTYRGTLNGQYSHDALFGNEQIFLGGSDTVRGFSQAAVSGDSGFYLRNEWVWSNAPAWHDAHWEPYVFLDGGKAHLVAQGGWPTMAGAGIGARVQWTFHSQSISGEVLAGQALLQPAALGPRSRVLLFTLNWAT, from the coding sequence ATGCCGCCGCTTGCGCCCGAGTTGCCGTCGATTCAAGACCCCGGCCAGCGAATGCTCGACGATGCGCGGACGCAGCAACGACAGCGAGAACTCAATGCAGCGCCGGCACAGATCGAAGCCGCGCCCGCCTCGCTGCCTGCCGCACCCAATCTTCCCGCAGGCGCCGATGTCGAATCGCTGCCCGATCCGGGGCCGACGTTCCTCATCAACCGCATCGCGTTCTCGGGCGAGAAGGTGCTGACGGACAAGCAGCTCGCCGCGGTAACACGCCCATTCATCGGCAAACATCTCGGCCGCAATCGCATCGACCTGTTGCTGCGCCGATTGACCGAGGCTTACATCGAGCACGGCTACATCACGACGCGCGTTTATCTGAGTACGCCTCAACATCTCGCGACGGGCACGTTGGCCGTGACGATCGTCCCCGGCCGTATCGAAGCGATGATGCTCAACGGTGCACCGCTGCGGCCCGCGCCTACCTTGCCCGAAAGCGGCCTGCCGCAAACGAAGGGCGGTGGACTCTTCACCGATGCGGGTACGGCGTGGGCGTTCCCCGAAAGCGTCGGTGATGTATTGCGCTTGCCCGATCTCGAACAAGGCGTCGATCAGATCAACCGATTGCGTCGCAATCAAGCACAGATCCAGGTTTTGCCGGGACAAGCCGCGGGCGATTCGATCGTCGCGATCACCAACCCGTACGGCAATCGATTCAACTACAACTTCGGCATCGACAATTACGGCGATCCCTCGACAGGCAAGCTTCGTTATCGAGGCGCTGCGGAAGCGGACAACGTCCTCGGTCTTCAGGAGTCCTTAGGACTTTCGTATATCGGCAGCACCGATACGAATGCGGTGGTGCTGTCGGCAGCCGTGCCGTTCGGGTTTCAGACCTATAGCTATACGACTTCGGTGTCGGAGTATCAGCAACTGATCGGCGATTCTGCGTTGCTGTACGGAAGAACATTCAGCCAAATCCTCGGCTGGAACGATGTGTTTGCGAACTCCGCTACGTCGCGCCTCTCCGTCGATGCGACGCTGACGAAGCTCAGCACACAGCGCAACGTGAACGATTTGGAATTCTCACCCGAGAACTTGACGGTACTGCGCTTGGCTTTGTCGGGGCTTTGGCATTTCTCGGCACACAAGGAGCCGGGTGCGTTGACGGCGGAATTCGGCATTTCCGAGGGATTGCCGTGGCTCGCGGCGACGCACGATGAGCACGGCATCGACGAAACCGATGCACATGCACAGTTCACGCGTGCCGATTGGAATGCGACGCTACAACTACCGCTCGCCAGTATCGGACCGACGGATTGGACTTATCGCGGCACGCTCAACGGCCAATACAGCCACGACGCACTGTTCGGCAACGAGCAAATCTTTCTGGGCGGAAGCGACACCGTGCGTGGTTTTTCGCAGGCGGCTGTTAGCGGAGACAGTGGGTTTTATCTGCGCAACGAATGGGTCTGGTCGAACGCGCCGGCTTGGCACGACGCGCACTGGGAGCCCTACGTTTTTCTCGACGGCGGCAAGGCGCATCTGGTTGCGCAAGGCGGGTGGCCAACGATGGCCGGCGCAGGTATCGGCGCCCGCGTGCAATGGACGTTTCATTCGCAGTCGATCTCGGGCGAGGTGCTCGCGGGGCAAGCGTTATTGCAGCCCGCGGCACTGGGCCCGAGATCGCGTGTGCTGCTTTTCACTTTGAACTGGGCGACATAG
- a CDS encoding DUF1330 domain-containing protein, with protein MAAYVIFDIEIHDPQQYGEYRQLATPTVAQHGGRYIVRGGAASRLEGEWEPKRVVVLQFDTIDQARAWYDSPEYRAAKAIRERSAHGKAIIVEGV; from the coding sequence ATGGCCGCTTATGTCATTTTCGACATCGAGATACACGATCCGCAGCAGTACGGCGAATATCGACAGCTCGCTACGCCCACCGTCGCGCAGCATGGCGGGCGCTATATCGTTCGCGGGGGGGCGGCAAGCCGTCTCGAGGGCGAATGGGAGCCGAAGCGCGTGGTCGTCCTGCAGTTCGACACGATCGATCAAGCACGCGCGTGGTACGACTCGCCCGAGTATCGCGCGGCCAAGGCAATTCGAGAACGTAGCGCGCACGGCAAGGCGATCATCGTCGAAGGCGTTTAG
- a CDS encoding peptidylprolyl isomerase has translation MKHEQKQDLKATFKRGMAAAAVFSALVAPAFGAQPPAPAHAASVAGASLPAGVIARINGVAIAQSDLDAAVRQSGQQDTPALRTSLKNQLIARELFRQAAQKEHYDTHADVKAGVEQAKAMLMMQAYLRDAIKPAPVSDADVKAKYDSIVASLGTNEYKPSAIVVKDAATAKTVLDQLKKGGDFTQLAKQYSAGPAAAQGGALNWVSFKTPIAEGQTQGWPQPLAEALVKLPQGAVSSAPVQVGNAFWILRVDQMRPTQIPTFDQSKAQLRKELEQVAVAKATAQVVTDLVKGAHIEQ, from the coding sequence ATGAAACACGAACAGAAGCAAGATCTGAAAGCGACGTTCAAGCGCGGCATGGCTGCCGCTGCGGTATTTTCGGCGCTCGTCGCGCCGGCATTCGGCGCGCAGCCGCCGGCTCCCGCGCATGCCGCTTCGGTCGCGGGCGCATCGTTGCCTGCGGGTGTCATTGCGCGCATCAACGGCGTTGCGATCGCGCAATCGGATTTGGACGCGGCAGTGCGGCAGAGCGGCCAGCAAGACACGCCCGCGCTGCGCACATCGTTGAAGAACCAGCTCATCGCGCGCGAATTGTTCCGCCAGGCCGCGCAAAAGGAACACTACGACACGCACGCCGATGTGAAGGCGGGAGTCGAGCAAGCGAAGGCCATGTTGATGATGCAAGCGTACTTGCGCGATGCCATCAAACCGGCGCCCGTGAGCGACGCGGACGTGAAGGCCAAGTACGACTCGATCGTCGCTTCGCTCGGCACGAACGAATACAAGCCGAGCGCGATCGTGGTCAAGGACGCCGCGACGGCCAAGACCGTGCTCGATCAACTGAAAAAAGGCGGCGACTTCACGCAACTCGCCAAGCAATACAGCGCAGGGCCCGCGGCGGCGCAAGGCGGCGCGCTGAACTGGGTGTCGTTCAAGACGCCGATTGCCGAAGGGCAGACGCAGGGCTGGCCGCAGCCGCTGGCCGAAGCGCTCGTGAAACTGCCGCAGGGCGCGGTCTCCAGCGCGCCCGTGCAAGTGGGCAATGCGTTCTGGATCCTGCGCGTCGATCAAATGCGTCCCACGCAAATTCCCACGTTCGATCAATCGAAGGCGCAGTTGCGCAAAGAACTCGAGCAAGTTGCGGTGGCGAAGGCGACGGCGCAGGTGGTGACCGACCTCGTGAAGGGTGCGCATATCGAGCAGTAA
- a CDS encoding LysR family transcriptional regulator, with product MTSIDLNMLVVLDVLLTEQSVVRAAQRLELSPSAMSRALARLRNVTGDQLLVRAGHSLVPTPLALELRGKVSAVVADAQNVLRPSIRLDLASLERTFTIRANDGFIERYGARIAALVEEQAPLARLCFAAKPDKSGSMLRDGIADLEVGVVSNMAPELRIQALFRDKFVGVVRLGHPLVEGGMTAERYAAYRHISVSRRGHAFGPIDDALRERGAKRIVSVIVPSFPDALALARMTDLVANVPERQTDATRAGMHTFSLPVATPDVTVSQIWHPRLDGDCAHRWLRMCLRHACSDAPETLQ from the coding sequence ATGACTTCGATCGATCTGAATATGCTCGTCGTGCTCGACGTGCTGCTTACCGAACAGAGCGTCGTGCGCGCCGCTCAGCGCCTCGAACTGAGCCCCTCCGCGATGAGCCGAGCGCTGGCGCGGCTGCGCAACGTCACCGGCGATCAGTTGCTCGTGCGCGCCGGCCATAGTCTCGTGCCGACGCCGCTCGCGCTCGAATTGCGCGGCAAAGTCAGCGCCGTCGTCGCCGATGCGCAAAACGTCTTGCGCCCGTCGATACGGCTCGATCTGGCCTCGCTCGAACGCACGTTCACGATCCGCGCCAACGACGGTTTCATCGAGCGCTACGGCGCCCGCATCGCCGCGCTCGTCGAAGAACAGGCGCCGCTCGCGAGGCTGTGTTTCGCGGCGAAGCCCGACAAAAGCGGATCGATGCTGCGCGACGGCATCGCCGACCTCGAAGTGGGGGTGGTCAGCAACATGGCGCCGGAACTGCGCATCCAGGCCCTGTTTCGCGACAAGTTCGTCGGCGTGGTCCGCCTCGGGCATCCGCTCGTCGAAGGTGGGATGACGGCCGAACGCTACGCGGCGTATCGGCACATCAGCGTGTCGCGGCGCGGCCACGCATTCGGCCCGATCGACGATGCGCTGCGCGAGCGCGGCGCGAAACGCATCGTCAGCGTCATCGTGCCGAGCTTTCCCGACGCACTCGCGCTTGCCCGCATGACCGATCTGGTGGCCAACGTCCCCGAGCGCCAAACAGACGCCACGCGCGCAGGCATGCATACGTTCAGCTTGCCGGTCGCGACGCCCGACGTCACCGTCTCGCAAATCTGGCACCCGCGGCTAGATGGGGATTGCGCGCATCGCTGGCTGCGCATGTGCCTGCGGCACGCCTGCAGCGATGCGCCCGAGACGCTTCAGTAG
- a CDS encoding aminotransferase-like domain-containing protein: MIELNLERDRARAPTLVEQLVRAFAGAIDAQSLRPGAALPSVRQLARTQSLSTFTVTEAYGRLVSMGLVTARRGSGYRVAGRTPAPRAAAREWQPPSLTATWLLSDVYADRSVPIKAGCGTLPNEWVNESGLHHALRTLARVPAARYADYGHPYGFAPLRERVAEQLDALGLPVERENVLLTQGATQALDLIVRTLLRPGDAVIVEDPGYCNLLQILKLAGLVVHGVPRTPSGIDIDAFDALIAAHRPKAAFINTVLQNPTGATFGMACAFRLVQSIERAGLWLIEDDVSRELAAPGAPVVAAMEGLRRALYVGGFSKTITPALRCGYVVAQRDVLRELARTKMAVGLTSSELNERIVDKVIAEGRYARHVERVDERLKQAHALVEAQMDALGFELFHRPRAGLFLWGRLPIDAERAGAIATEALGDGIWLAPGSYFRPDDAASSWFRFNVPYSTDEDLWRFLRRMI, encoded by the coding sequence ATGATCGAACTGAACCTCGAACGCGATCGCGCACGCGCGCCGACGCTTGTCGAACAACTCGTCCGCGCCTTTGCCGGGGCCATCGACGCACAATCGCTGCGGCCCGGTGCGGCGCTGCCGTCCGTGCGCCAACTCGCCCGCACGCAGAGCCTCAGCACGTTTACGGTGACGGAAGCCTATGGGCGATTGGTGTCGATGGGGCTCGTGACGGCTCGGCGCGGCTCGGGTTATCGGGTTGCGGGGCGCACCCCCGCACCGCGTGCGGCAGCGCGCGAGTGGCAGCCGCCAAGCTTGACGGCGACGTGGCTGCTGTCCGACGTATACGCCGATCGATCGGTGCCGATCAAAGCCGGCTGCGGCACGCTGCCGAACGAGTGGGTCAACGAAAGCGGCCTGCATCACGCGCTGCGCACCCTCGCGCGCGTGCCGGCAGCACGTTACGCCGACTACGGACATCCGTATGGTTTCGCGCCGCTGCGCGAGCGCGTGGCCGAGCAGCTCGACGCGTTGGGGCTGCCGGTCGAGCGCGAAAACGTGTTGCTCACGCAAGGCGCGACGCAGGCGCTCGACTTGATCGTGCGTACGTTGCTGCGGCCCGGCGACGCTGTGATCGTCGAAGATCCGGGCTACTGCAATCTGCTGCAAATCTTGAAGCTCGCGGGGTTGGTCGTGCATGGCGTGCCGCGTACGCCGTCAGGGATCGACATCGACGCATTCGACGCGTTGATCGCCGCGCACCGGCCCAAAGCCGCCTTCATCAACACGGTGCTGCAAAACCCGACAGGCGCCACGTTCGGCATGGCCTGTGCCTTCAGGCTCGTGCAATCGATCGAACGTGCGGGGCTTTGGCTGATCGAGGACGACGTGAGCCGCGAGCTCGCGGCGCCCGGTGCGCCCGTCGTGGCGGCGATGGAAGGCTTGCGGCGTGCCCTGTACGTCGGGGGCTTCTCCAAGACGATCACGCCGGCGTTGCGCTGCGGCTACGTCGTGGCCCAGCGCGACGTGTTGCGCGAACTCGCGCGCACGAAGATGGCGGTCGGTCTCACGTCGTCGGAACTCAACGAGCGCATCGTCGACAAAGTCATTGCGGAAGGGCGTTACGCGCGGCATGTGGAGCGTGTGGACGAGCGGCTCAAGCAGGCGCATGCCCTCGTCGAGGCGCAGATGGACGCGCTCGGTTTCGAGTTGTTTCATCGTCCGCGCGCCGGCCTTTTTCTTTGGGGCCGTTTGCCGATCGATGCCGAGCGTGCGGGCGCGATCGCCACGGAGGCACTCGGCGACGGCATTTGGCTGGCGCCGGGCTCGTACTTTCGCCCTGACGATGCGGCAAGTAGCTGGTTTCGCTTCAACGTGCCCTATTCGACGGACGAAGATTTATGGCGCTTTTTGCGGCGAATGATCTAG
- a CDS encoding VOC family protein, protein MTSSVKPIPEGMHTITPHLICANAAEAIAFYVKAFGAVELFRMPSPNGKIAHAQIKIGDSVVMMTDENAECGAIGPQTLKGTPVSLYLYCEDADKAFERAVSAGVTVRMPLADMFWGDRWGQVEDPFGHHWHIATRKREPSMEEMQQAMAEMQRG, encoded by the coding sequence ATGACCTCATCCGTCAAGCCCATTCCCGAAGGGATGCATACGATCACGCCGCACCTCATTTGCGCGAACGCGGCCGAAGCGATCGCGTTCTATGTCAAGGCGTTCGGTGCCGTGGAACTGTTCCGCATGCCCAGTCCCAACGGCAAGATCGCACACGCGCAGATCAAGATCGGCGACTCGGTGGTGATGATGACCGACGAAAACGCCGAATGCGGCGCCATCGGCCCGCAGACACTCAAGGGAACGCCCGTCAGCCTTTACCTTTACTGCGAGGACGCGGACAAAGCGTTCGAGCGTGCCGTGTCTGCCGGCGTGACGGTTCGCATGCCGCTCGCCGACATGTTCTGGGGCGATCGCTGGGGCCAAGTCGAAGACCCGTTCGGACACCACTGGCACATCGCCACGCGCAAGCGCGAGCCGAGCATGGAAGAAATGCAGCAAGCGATGGCGGAGATGCAGCGCGGCTGA
- a CDS encoding acyl-CoA thioesterase gives METQRFETPIEVKYRDVDTMGHVGSAVYYDYLQHAYLTFMHALLDLPLSKKLPHIMVKTACEYVRPAGYGDRLKVCSSVTRFGQKSFDIEHVMRLDSDGEPIVAKAYSTHVMFDYERNASLPVPDSFKEQVKRFQGEI, from the coding sequence ATGGAAACGCAAAGGTTCGAAACGCCGATCGAGGTGAAATATCGCGACGTGGACACAATGGGACACGTCGGCAGCGCCGTCTACTACGACTACCTTCAACATGCCTATCTGACCTTCATGCACGCGCTGCTCGATCTTCCTTTGTCGAAGAAACTGCCGCACATCATGGTCAAGACGGCATGCGAGTACGTGCGCCCCGCAGGTTATGGGGATCGTTTGAAGGTATGCAGCAGCGTCACGCGATTCGGTCAAAAGAGCTTCGATATCGAGCACGTGATGCGGCTCGATAGCGACGGTGAGCCGATCGTCGCCAAAGCGTATTCGACGCATGTGATGTTCGATTACGAGCGCAATGCATCGTTACCGGTTCCAGATTCATTCAAAGAGCAAGTGAAACGGTTTCAAGGAGAAATTTGA
- a CDS encoding two-partner secretion domain-containing protein — translation MQLRIRRAGLTVETVDTTLAPSSRARRWLSHAVLLTFLVAGAAHAGAAPGIVPDGGTQTTVTSASNGRQTVSIAPATYGVSSNTYTNFNVTQAGATLDNTSANARTIVNQVTSTNPSLIEGDITVLGSRANVVLANPNGITVNGGSFVNTGHVALATGQVSYDDVPLGSGQYQRNVLLDTQGGTITIGPGGLAGTLIGLELIAKQIQLNGPVTNTYTSSTAYVRAVAGTSQITLNTGVSPDDNNNDWLTLANTQISNPNAIAINVEPAGSITAGSISLIATDLGAGVRSAGTMLANAGDFTLSGAGDVQLLTGSSVNAAGNVSIQTSGALSLTGASVMAAAGGVTLSSDGFTATNDGATGSTVSSTNSGVVIQSSGDFTETSSLIEGATRIQNDTASLGAVTLSVTGNVANTSDATQPGTLGVVFGQSDDVVVKAGGNVVNQDARIASNDNVTISAGGDIDNVIDHTSGVNGGTPTSYSDDGHRFLFLTADDDGYSVDYGSLQAPTQQPYIWSDSGNISLSGRNVANDGGSITTNAGKITITAQQQFLNQAVFTGQAAFQQSCFIFCHESASSTVQPYGGMIEANDDIAIKAGTQAVNVGGYVDSFDGNLTVTAPTVTATGVMGYTAYDRDFGLKAWFGNSWAMLYADDDGGVFEAGSGQVTLVGQGVVNGGSFSGANGVTATNGIVTIAPPRQQPVTIGSHLGLVSWIGL, via the coding sequence ATGCAATTGCGGATACGCCGTGCGGGGCTCACGGTAGAGACCGTCGATACGACGCTTGCGCCATCGTCGCGTGCGCGACGATGGCTAAGCCATGCGGTATTGCTGACCTTCCTAGTCGCAGGTGCTGCGCATGCCGGCGCCGCGCCGGGCATCGTGCCGGACGGCGGCACGCAAACGACCGTGACGAGCGCGAGCAACGGGCGTCAAACCGTTTCGATCGCGCCGGCCACCTACGGCGTTTCGAGCAACACCTACACGAACTTCAACGTTACCCAAGCGGGTGCGACGCTCGACAACACGAGCGCTAATGCGCGCACGATCGTCAATCAAGTCACGAGCACGAACCCGAGCCTGATCGAGGGCGACATCACCGTGCTCGGCTCGCGTGCGAACGTGGTGCTGGCCAATCCCAACGGCATTACCGTCAACGGTGGATCGTTCGTCAACACGGGGCACGTCGCGCTCGCCACGGGGCAAGTCAGCTACGACGATGTGCCGCTAGGGTCGGGGCAATATCAACGCAACGTCTTGCTCGATACGCAAGGCGGGACGATCACGATCGGGCCCGGTGGCCTGGCCGGTACGCTGATCGGCCTGGAGTTGATCGCCAAGCAGATTCAATTGAACGGCCCTGTGACGAACACATACACGTCGTCCACCGCCTACGTTCGCGCTGTCGCCGGCACATCGCAGATCACGCTTAACACAGGCGTCTCGCCCGACGACAACAACAACGACTGGCTGACGCTGGCCAACACGCAGATCTCGAATCCGAACGCGATCGCCATCAACGTCGAGCCCGCGGGCAGCATCACCGCAGGCAGCATCAGCCTCATCGCAACGGATCTCGGCGCCGGCGTGCGCAGCGCGGGAACGATGCTCGCGAACGCCGGCGACTTTACGCTCAGCGGCGCCGGCGACGTCCAGTTGCTGACCGGCAGCAGCGTGAACGCGGCCGGTAACGTATCGATTCAAACGAGCGGTGCGCTGTCCCTCACGGGGGCGAGCGTGATGGCCGCGGCAGGCGGCGTCACTTTGTCGAGCGACGGCTTCACTGCAACGAACGACGGCGCGACCGGATCGACGGTTTCGTCCACCAATAGCGGTGTCGTCATCCAAAGCAGCGGCGACTTCACCGAGACGAGCAGCCTGATCGAGGGCGCAACGCGTATCCAGAACGATACGGCATCGCTCGGCGCCGTTACCTTGTCGGTCACGGGCAACGTCGCGAACACATCGGATGCGACGCAGCCCGGCACGCTCGGCGTCGTGTTCGGTCAGAGCGACGATGTCGTCGTCAAAGCCGGCGGCAACGTCGTCAATCAAGACGCGCGCATTGCATCGAACGACAACGTGACGATCAGTGCCGGCGGCGATATCGACAACGTCATCGATCACACCTCGGGCGTCAACGGCGGCACACCGACGAGCTACTCGGACGACGGCCATCGTTTCTTGTTCTTGACGGCGGACGACGACGGCTATTCGGTCGACTACGGCTCGCTGCAGGCGCCCACCCAGCAACCGTACATTTGGTCCGATAGCGGCAACATCTCGCTGAGCGGGCGCAACGTCGCCAACGACGGCGGTTCGATCACGACGAACGCCGGCAAGATCACGATCACGGCGCAACAGCAGTTCCTCAACCAAGCGGTATTCACGGGGCAAGCCGCGTTCCAGCAGTCGTGCTTCATCTTTTGCCACGAAAGTGCGTCGAGCACGGTCCAGCCTTACGGCGGAATGATCGAAGCCAACGACGACATCGCGATCAAGGCGGGGACGCAAGCGGTCAACGTCGGTGGATACGTCGATTCGTTCGACGGTAATTTGACCGTCACGGCGCCTACCGTGACGGCGACCGGCGTCATGGGCTATACGGCTTACGATCGCGACTTCGGCCTCAAGGCGTGGTTCGGCAATAGCTGGGCGATGCTCTATGCGGACGATGACGGCGGCGTGTTCGAAGCGGGTTCAGGCCAGGTCACGTTGGTCGGTCAAGGCGTCGTCAACGGCGGTTCGTTCTCCGGCGCCAACGGCGTAACCGCAACGAACGGCATCGTCACGATCGCGCCGCCGCGCCAACAGCCGGTCACGATCGGCAGTCACTTGGGATTGGTCTCGTGGATCGGTCTCTAA
- a CDS encoding DUF1330 domain-containing protein has protein sequence MASVVAYRSPIMPERLITAAQLRALLPPNPPLLALVRETREALARIVAREDTRVALIVGPCSVHDARAALDYAKRLAPLRDAYRDALEIVMRDSDAFAAYRRLGLPTIAEHGGRVLARSDEAVPLEGGWHPRRIVVLEFPSVEAAQHWHASPGYQAARQLRLCAGTTRSVAFEGLMA, from the coding sequence ATGGCTTCTGTCGTTGCCTATCGATCGCCGATCATGCCCGAGCGGCTCATCACCGCCGCGCAATTGCGCGCGCTGTTGCCGCCGAACCCGCCGTTGCTGGCACTCGTGCGCGAAACGCGCGAAGCGCTCGCACGCATCGTTGCGCGCGAGGACACGCGCGTCGCGTTGATCGTCGGCCCGTGCTCGGTTCACGATGCGCGCGCGGCGCTCGACTATGCGAAGCGCCTCGCGCCGCTGCGCGACGCTTACCGCGATGCGCTCGAAATCGTCATGCGCGATAGCGATGCGTTTGCGGCCTATCGACGCTTAGGACTGCCGACGATCGCCGAACATGGTGGACGCGTGCTCGCGCGCAGCGACGAAGCCGTGCCGCTCGAAGGCGGATGGCATCCGCGGCGCATCGTCGTGCTCGAATTCCCGAGCGTGGAAGCCGCGCAGCATTGGCATGCATCGCCGGGCTATCAAGCCGCGCGACAGTTGCGCCTCTGTGCCGGTACCACGCGCAGTGTGGCGTTCGAAGGGCTAATGGCGTAG